The nucleotide window CGAATGAGAATACTTTACCTAATGCCATAGCTGCAGCTTCCATGTATAGCTGACCAGATTGAGAAAGGTATGCATCTTCATCAAAATACTTCGTAGCAAATAGCTCAGATGTACCTTCTGGAGCTGAACCTGTTAAAATTGGTGGATCCATTTTTGTGAAACCGTTATCGTTAAAGAATTCATACGTTGCACGAATAATTTCATTACGAACTTTCATTACCGCATGTTGCTTACGAGAACGTAACCATAAGTGACGGTTATCCATCAAGAACTCCGTACCATGCTCTTTTGGTGTGATTGGGAAATCTGTAGCAGCATGGATTACTTCGATACCCGTAACATTTAACTCTGCACCGAATGTAGAACGCTCGTCCGCCTTTACTTCACCAATAACGTACATTGACGTTTCTTGTGTCATACCTTTTGCTACTGCGAATAATTCTTCGCCAACTTCTTCTTTCACAACTACACCTTGTGCAAAGCCTGAGCCATCACGTAATTGTAAGAATGCTAATTTACCGCTTGAGCGTTTGTTTGCTAACCAAGCACCGATTTTGACTGTTTCGCCAATATGCCCAGGCATTTCTTTAATCATAATTTTCTTCATAATATCCTCCAAAACTAAGACGCAATAGTCATTAATCTTGCCATTTTGATTTTACAAAAGCATCAATTCGACTTACTGCCTCTTCTAATAATTCTAATGATGTTGCATACGATAATCTTACTGTTGCTGGAGCACCAAAGCCTGAGCCTGGGATTACTGCAACATTCGCTTCCGTTAATAATGCACTTGCAAATTCATCCACTGACTGATAGCCAGTTTTAGCTGCTGCTTCAGACACGTCTGGTAGTAAATAAAACGCACCTTGTGGCTTTAACACCTTCACCCCTGGAATGGCTGCTACTTTCGGAAATATTGCTTCTAGACGAGATTCAAATGCTTGACGCATCATTTCAACCGCTTCTTGGGAACCATTATACGCCTCTACAGTCGCATATTGTGCTGTCGTTGTAGCATTTGAAGTTGAATGAGAAGCTAAATCTGTCATTGCTTTAATAATTTCCGAATCACCAGCAGCATAACCAATACGCCAGCCTGTCATAGAGTGAGATTTAGCAACACCATTTACAACAATTGTACGCGCTTTAATTGCATCTGAAAGTTGTGCAATTGAATAATGCTCTACTCCATTGTAAACAAGCTTTTCATAAATTTCATCTGAAACGATTAAAATATCTTTCTCTTCTACAACTTTTGCAAGTTCAGCTAATTCTTCTTTCGAATAAATCATACCAGAAGGATTAGATGGGGAGTTGATAATAACAGCTTTAGTTTTTTCTGTAATCGCATCACTTAATTGTTGTGCCGTAATTTTATAGCCTTGCTCAGCCGTACCTTCAACATAAACTGGCACTCCGCCCGCTAACTTCACTTGCTCTGGATAAGATACCCAATATGGAATCGGGATGATTACTTCATCACCTTCATTTAAAATCACTTGGAACAATGTGTATAGAACATGCTTAGCACCAACACCAACTAATATCTCATTTGCTTTGTATGTAAGGTTATTGTCGCGCGCCAATTTATCAATAATGGCTTTCTTTAATACAGGTAAGCCTCCAGCAGGCGTGTATTTTGTCAAACCTTCATCCATTGATTTTTTTGCTGCTTCTAAAATGTTTTCTGGCGTATTGAAGTCTGGTTCACCAGCTCCTAATCCAATCACGTCAATACCTTGTTCCTTTAGCTCTTTTGCCTTTGCAGTAATCGCTAAAGTTGAAGATGGTGTTAATGTTTTGACACGGTTTGCTAACAATTGTTTCATGGTCATTTCTCCTCTACAAATTCAATATGCGTTTCCACCATTGCCCGTCTTCAAACATGAGATAGACATAATTGAGACTTCCAGATTCAGTTTTGTAAGTAATTTCCCATACCGCACCTGGCTCCTCAAAGCCTAACTTTGTATGAAGAATTTCTTTTGCAGGCGTTTCATTTCGGAAAACATCTAATGCTTGCTCTTCTGTTATTCCGTCCTGTAAAAATACTTCTTGCATTGAATTCTCTTCTAAACTCATCGGGACGAAGATCGCTTTTTCTTTACCGTATTCGTCTACCCCGAATACAGTAACATACGGCTTATTTCCGTTATATACATAGGAATCCGAAACGACGGCAAGCGCCTTCGTTTCGAGTGCAAAAGCCTCTGCTTTTTGTTCCATTTCGTTAAACGGCGCATCAGCTTTCCAAATAACTAACACTGAAATAACAAGTGACAAAGAGACAATAAAAATAACCGAAAAAATAATCCAGTTTTTCATGACTGCACCTGGCTAATTTTATTATATTGTTGTACAGCAAAATTCTCTGTACGAATGCCGAAATTTTGTTTCATATTTGTCAACCTGC belongs to Solibacillus sp. FSL R7-0682 and includes:
- a CDS encoding pyridoxal phosphate-dependent aminotransferase, producing the protein MKQLLANRVKTLTPSSTLAITAKAKELKEQGIDVIGLGAGEPDFNTPENILEAAKKSMDEGLTKYTPAGGLPVLKKAIIDKLARDNNLTYKANEILVGVGAKHVLYTLFQVILNEGDEVIIPIPYWVSYPEQVKLAGGVPVYVEGTAEQGYKITAQQLSDAITEKTKAVIINSPSNPSGMIYSKEELAELAKVVEEKDILIVSDEIYEKLVYNGVEHYSIAQLSDAIKARTIVVNGVAKSHSMTGWRIGYAAGDSEIIKAMTDLASHSTSNATTTAQYATVEAYNGSQEAVEMMRQAFESRLEAIFPKVAAIPGVKVLKPQGAFYLLPDVSEAAAKTGYQSVDEFASALLTEANVAVIPGSGFGAPATVRLSYATSLELLEEAVSRIDAFVKSKWQD
- a CDS encoding cell wall elongation regulator TseB-like domain-containing protein, coding for MKNWIIFSVIFIVSLSLVISVLVIWKADAPFNEMEQKAEAFALETKALAVVSDSYVYNGNKPYVTVFGVDEYGKEKAIFVPMSLEENSMQEVFLQDGITEEQALDVFRNETPAKEILHTKLGFEEPGAVWEITYKTESGSLNYVYLMFEDGQWWKRILNL